CCGGTAGCCATCAAGCTGTCGCCCTTCCACACCTCTCTCGCGCACTTCGCCAAGCGCCTGGACGCCGCGGGCGTGGACGGCTTCGTGCTCTTCAACCGCTTTTATCAGCCGGACATCGACGTCGAAGAGCTCGAGATCGCCAATCGTCTCGCGCTGTCCACGCCGTCCGAGCTGTTGCTCCGGCTGCGCTGGCTCGCCATCCTCTCGGGGAAGGTCAAGGGCTCGTTGGCCCTGAGCGGCGGCGCCCACGGCGGCTTGGACGTGGTCAAGGCATTGATGGCCGGCGCCCACGTGGTGCAGGTGGTGAGCGCCGTGCTCCACAACGGTCCGGATCACTTCCGCCGCATGCACGAGGAGCTCTCGCAGTTCTTCGAGGAGCACGAGTACGCGTCCCTCGACGAGATGCGCGGGAACATGAGCCTCGAGCGCTGCCCCGATCCGCGCACCTACGAGCGCGCGAACTACATTCACATCTTGCAGAGCTGGCAGCTGCCCCCCGGCATGATCCGCCGCTAGACCGCTGCTTTTGTTGGTGCGGCGCGATGCCCGTCCCGGACGGACGTCGCGTCAGCGCGTGCGCCGGGAGCGGCGCTGTTCCCGCAGCACCACCTTGGCCGCGCGCTGATACTGCTTTTTCGCGCTCGGCTTGCGGCCGGCCAGGGGCGGCTGCTCGGGCAGCGGCTCATCAAAAGACCCGGGCTCGTGGCCGAGCTCGAAAATCGCTATCTCGCGCCGCCCGCGCTCTCCGATGCGCAGGGGCATCACGCTGGCGCCGATGCCCGCCCCCACGTACACGGCCCCGGGGTGCGTCGCGCCGTTCTGGCGGGCGCCGTACAGGCCATGAACATAGCGGTGCCCCGCGATGCGACCGATGCTCAGCTCGTGCATGCGCGCGAGCGTCACCTGCCCAGCGTGAGTATGGCCGGAGAGCACCAGCGGGATGCCGTGGTACCACAGCGCGTCCGCCTCTTCGGCGATGTGGGACAGGGCGATGGCGGGTACATCCCGCCGGAGTCCCTTGATGGCGTCCTCATAGGACGCATGCCCGGTGTAGGCGTCGTCCAGGCCGACGACCTGAAGCCGCTGATGGCGGAGCTCCATCATCGTGTGGCGGTTGTCGAGCACCTCCGCGCCAGCGCGGTGCAGGGCGCGCCGTACCTCGGCGGCGCCGGACCAATAGTCGTGATTGCCAAGCACGCACAGCACCGGCGCATCGAAGCCCTGCACCACCTCCACCAGCTGGTCGAGATAGAGCTGGCTGTGGCAGACGAAGTCCCCGGTGAGCACGACGAGATCCGGTCGCTCCAGGTTCGTCAGGCGTACGGCCGCTTGCTGCACGGCGAACGGCGTAACGCGACCGACGTGCAAGTCCGTCAGGTGAGCGATGCGCACGTGTTCGAGCTCACCGACGTGCGTGGCGTGCCCGGCGAAGCGCCGCACCCGAAACTGACGTGTCACGCGCTTGGGCTCGGGCTCCGGTGAAAACGCGCGTGCTGCGGCCTCTGCTGCGTCGTCTACGGTGACCGGAGTATTCGACACGACTACGAAGCTAGTGCTGCGTCCCGCAGGTCGCAATCGGGTGAGATCAAAAGCGTCCGCGCACAATGACTTCCGCACCACCCGGCCGGCGGTACGCACGCACCTGAGACCACATCCGCTCCACGGCCTGCCTCAGTGTCTCATTGCCGGGCTCTGCACCGTCCGTGTGGGTACGCGGCGTGGCAGGGCGTCCCGTCGTGGCAACCGTGCTCGCCTGCTGATTTCGGAAGCCGTCCAAGAGCAGCAGCGCGGTGGTGCCGCTCAAGCTCCGTGCCTGTTGGTCCGCCCGGGCCGTGCTCGACGACAAGCCCACCAGCAAGAAGACCGCCAAAGTCAGGCTGACAAGGAGAGGACGCATCGCTGCCCTGTGATTGCAGGCGCCGTGCCACCTCACAGTGCGCGGATTTGCTCGCGATTTTCCGAGTCTGGGCGTAGCCCCGGGCCCACGCGTCGAGGGCAACGGACTACACCTGAGGGCGACAGGCAGCAGAGGGGGACGGTACCGCGCCGGACCAACAAAGGAAGCGAACTACT
This window of the Polyangiaceae bacterium genome carries:
- a CDS encoding dihydroorotate dehydrogenase-like protein; the encoded protein is MDLSTTYLGLRLRGPLILGASPLVDHVDAVQRAVEAGASAVVMKSLFEEQLTVEQLAAHATETRGGGFAEAQSYLPDPDEFSLGPEEYLDQIRKIKSSVDVPVIGSLNGVSPRGWLRYAKLIEQAGVDALELNVYQLGADPEESAEAIEQRILEMVTEVKKSTKVPVAIKLSPFHTSLAHFAKRLDAAGVDGFVLFNRFYQPDIDVEELEIANRLALSTPSELLLRLRWLAILSGKVKGSLALSGGAHGGLDVVKALMAGAHVVQVVSAVLHNGPDHFRRMHEELSQFFEEHEYASLDEMRGNMSLERCPDPRTYERANYIHILQSWQLPPGMIRR
- a CDS encoding metallophosphoesterase, whose product is MTRQFRVRRFAGHATHVGELEHVRIAHLTDLHVGRVTPFAVQQAAVRLTNLERPDLVVLTGDFVCHSQLYLDQLVEVVQGFDAPVLCVLGNHDYWSGAAEVRRALHRAGAEVLDNRHTMMELRHQRLQVVGLDDAYTGHASYEDAIKGLRRDVPAIALSHIAEEADALWYHGIPLVLSGHTHAGQVTLARMHELSIGRIAGHRYVHGLYGARQNGATHPGAVYVGAGIGASVMPLRIGERGRREIAIFELGHEPGSFDEPLPEQPPLAGRKPSAKKQYQRAAKVVLREQRRSRRTR